Proteins co-encoded in one Halorussus vallis genomic window:
- a CDS encoding alpha/beta fold hydrolase codes for MPTVRTGDVETYYERRGEGPPIVFVHASILDHSMWDEQAAALADNYETLVYDLRGHGRTAGSAVPAYSIDLFAEDLDALLDTLAVGRPVLCGLSMGGLVAQTYAAKYPDRVAGLILADTFTPRILTRGEWFLRRIVLNALIPPVRLVGYERVEKANVWLTERLFAGAGGDYENVERLRETGPKMATDEFAKVILAMTRFHEESVDLSAIAVPTLVLYGERELPFVKRHAAELAARLSDVEVDEVPDAGHASNLDASDYFTAAVRSFLERVHGGGGPAG; via the coding sequence ATGCCGACGGTTCGAACGGGTGACGTCGAGACGTACTACGAGCGGCGCGGCGAGGGGCCGCCGATCGTCTTCGTCCACGCCTCCATCCTCGACCACTCGATGTGGGACGAGCAAGCGGCCGCGCTCGCCGACAATTACGAGACGCTCGTCTACGACCTCCGCGGGCACGGCCGAACCGCCGGTTCGGCCGTGCCCGCGTACTCGATTGACCTGTTCGCCGAGGACCTCGACGCGCTGCTCGACACGCTCGCAGTCGGGCGACCGGTCCTCTGCGGCCTCTCGATGGGCGGCCTCGTCGCCCAGACCTACGCGGCGAAGTACCCCGACCGGGTGGCCGGACTGATACTCGCGGACACGTTCACTCCCCGAATCCTCACCCGGGGCGAGTGGTTCCTGCGCCGAATCGTCCTGAACGCGCTGATTCCGCCGGTCCGACTCGTCGGGTACGAGCGGGTCGAGAAAGCCAACGTGTGGCTCACCGAGCGACTCTTCGCCGGGGCCGGCGGCGACTACGAGAACGTCGAACGGCTCAGAGAAACCGGCCCGAAGATGGCCACCGACGAGTTCGCCAAGGTGATTCTCGCGATGACGAGGTTCCACGAGGAGTCGGTCGACCTCTCGGCCATCGCGGTCCCGACGCTGGTGCTGTACGGCGAACGAGAACTCCCCTTCGTCAAGCGCCACGCGGCGGAACTGGCGGCCCGCCTTTCCGACGTCGAGGTCGACGAGGTGCCGGACGCCGGCCACGCCTCGAACCTCGACGCCTCGGACTACTTCACCGCCGCCGTCCGGTCGTTCCTCGAACGAGTTCACGGCGGCGGGGGACCGGCGGGGTGA
- a CDS encoding putative glycolipid-binding domain-containing protein produces the protein MHRDAFWTPVEETGIEHLRLDEDEAGVAATGVVVGTNDDRPFRVYYEIDCDRRWHTRRVHVATLGRTAASTTLRADGDGTWFDGRGEERPALAGATDVDVSARPFTNLLPIRRLNLDAGESAELTVAYVSVPELRIEADVQRYTCLDSLDEEGGRFRYDAVDGDFTAELAVDGDGLVVEYPGLFSRLDPS, from the coding sequence ATGCACCGGGACGCGTTCTGGACGCCGGTCGAAGAAACCGGAATCGAACACCTTCGACTCGACGAAGACGAGGCGGGAGTAGCCGCGACCGGCGTCGTCGTCGGAACGAACGACGACCGTCCGTTCCGCGTCTACTACGAGATAGACTGCGACCGACGCTGGCACACGAGGCGAGTCCACGTCGCGACGCTCGGTCGCACCGCGGCGTCGACGACGCTCCGCGCCGACGGCGACGGAACGTGGTTCGACGGGCGGGGCGAGGAACGTCCGGCGCTGGCGGGAGCGACAGACGTCGACGTTTCGGCGAGGCCGTTCACCAACTTGCTGCCGATTCGACGGCTGAACCTCGACGCCGGCGAGTCCGCGGAACTGACGGTCGCCTACGTCAGCGTCCCGGAACTGCGCATCGAGGCCGACGTCCAGCGATACACCTGCCTCGACTCCCTCGACGAGGAAGGTGGACGATTCCGATACGACGCCGTCGACGGCGACTTCACCGCCGAGTTGGCGGTCGACGGGGACGGACTCGTCGTCGAGTACCCCGGTCTCTTCTCGCGTCTCGACCCGTCGTGA